A single window of Cryptococcus neoformans var. neoformans JEC21 chromosome 3 sequence DNA harbors:
- a CDS encoding protein serine/threonine phosphatase 4 regulatory subunit 1, putative, with product MTLRLTKMPERHVHADDGAGWRGNGDITSPSSDHMATFSPPPPPPHFNPPAGFPADSPSESISPPGSATITSPTKFLPVDTAPFRPSSASVRRISTESVPTPGSGSSSVSSSQSGHSEGGGHLVEMRERLRSESSTSSTPPGRSRASSHATQESSRLSITSSNASTETVVDDSAEEQHYERLDQTRRLSSGVLARLEEPPDFPMEHAWDSVWPAVSSVHRHVPPEPGLSRFPTAPVSPFVTPSFSPAVIATTSSNRRPTSPCLEPHDPACPIRSSAQSPGIGPFRFSPRTDANSPTGDHPHTIPDLGDYGRRRSISSDASLISKASPTVGAIPTTTSKHGRSLSTSSPHSPKALPAQNQPQIPSLSGPANRLTNPGASPPLLPSSVSSSSSLKTRPRGHSLSSVSRIKSGLEPLTQATIRSPSPLTGFAHPAFNLSPHPSPRSSPRNSPRFSPHPSPKFSSHTEMQKPVAGSIHEAIESLSPSSVLPPIALPPPVTQSQTSLSPTSSSSSHIPSHRSPSPPLYVPLSRPAIFRRAISDYESIQRPNNRSIPVNIQRTLSDSTDTDKADRDRDKVSYVKTPGVTYGDMLGPVIGGASRSSDREVWKRKSPGRSPLSLPLLSPMISGGGDDDEVVESPMAMTHEEKADLEQVPVERNPSFSFGGRQEQGQAPITPEGQVGNPYFDWPGEPITPIPSSHGQLNEPYSNEVGLVDEGDVLPTGDAAGAAPAIGFDEEGLNTVERIFLLSRAEYPFHRAYIARVLGDLLNEVDPCESVEYVLPLLSGLSMDEDESVKEAFAQELHRILWYFYSTCKLQLDEVEGQGEYGVDQQGMMEQVEQAYEQGQQSVGTEDATQNARVDESDSLSPAFSPEANSFSSAPASRKETVTITSEGVSVVPEPTPAEIDADSVVVDVTPSHRQSLNSSGSATQSSSGSSRPMGSSNISSGDDAFDYSTPSSSVSNETAYSPGMFINPHADDEDGQIVKEGVLVDRPALQVSFFTPLIGSLLLSQNPVVSESVRNGVVNILARLRGQGELTVEMWGQSVLQPEPDERRTFQTQMGPHQHDLRPFMPEDKLMVERELLQNIIIGMGNLSTDTSEMDFGDSEAAEDQEAFQAQLIQEAIAGQATSINLIGAVCESYKEEEVLEHGFVDELLRAGDGDGIVRAEAAVAMSSLAKMAPVEQVYRMIPLFEQLCNDQYDQVRQSVCMAVPALCKRIESLDYRREFAIKSIQALTSASEDVRMSALEMLGETIYIFHEDPRGPPKELLDIYLDDSEVGDGITDSDWDTIAMFNFPGVCLTLGPDRWHELRGLFGRLQARAGEKVTATTAACLHELAKILTPSQVAEDLLLVYSTLLKGNEEIRERVFEHVEVIIASVPREIGWKLFQNLAHSWYEGTLGGWRAREKLAWRIPSFLRTFAGWEGQEQVLEMMKAALLDPFAAVRDGATNGIPKSYEVISEDPNSHIAYIFRSILLDLGASPSFKQRLTFVRCLREFVKPPPNRNAFEEFFLPQLSRLARDVIDIRLSLAQIIADLFVVGAYYADVAQGIPQKIRELATVLAKDEAVDVRDTVRKVDLNRLEKGKGVPYEIEDSGVPNRSVKPDNMDGSTISDKAPNSRNGAVGSTGMPSTGSTTASIRASESSDSSAVTSASLSRSSSSQSSVSTNNTPTRSCSPHIPIRQATEDLPHDKSESSHTSEDLNEEVTPTLTQKEWFGEQSMKEEDPFAVSFKNVASEPGNL from the exons ATGACTCTACGCCTTACGAAAATGCCAGAGCGACACGTGCATGCCGACGATGGAGCAGGGTGGAGAGGTAATGGAG ACATAACGTCCCCTTCAAGTGACCACATGGCTaccttttctcctcctcctccccctccacaCTTTAACCCCCCAGCAGGCTTCCCTGCAGATTCTCCTTCAGAATCCATTTCGCCCCCCGGCAGCGCTACTATTACCAGTCCCACTAAATTCCTTCCCGTCGATACCGCGCCCTTCCGAccatcctctgcttccGTACGGCGCATCTCCACCGAGAGTGTCCCTACGCCTGGGTCAGGGTCAAGCTCTGTCTCATCCAGTCAGTCTGGCCATTCTGAGGGAGGAGGTCATCTGGTCGAGATGCGTGAGCGTCTTCGTTCCGAAAGCTCGACATCCTCAACGCCTCCAGGGAGAAGCAGAGCGAGCTCTCATGCTACTCAGGAGAGTTCTCGCTTGAGTATAACGAGCAGTAATGCATCCACGGAGACTGTCGTTGATGATAGCGCTGAGGAGCAACATTACGAGAGACTCGATCAGACACGGCGATTAAGCTCTGGAGTGCTTGCGCGGCTAGAAGAGCCGCCCGATTTTCCAATGGAGCATGCTTGGGATAGTGTG TGGCCAGCGGTGAGCTCAGTTCACCGGCATGTTCCGCCCGAACCTGGATTGTCAAGATTCCCTACAGCCCCTGTCTCACCATTTGTcactccctccttctctcccgcTGTCATCGCAACCACCTCTTCAAATCGAAGACCGACATCTCCCTGCCTAGAGCCTCACGACCCCGCTTGTCCTATCAGATCAAGCGCTCAGTCACCTGGTATCGGACCTTTCCGATTTTCGCCGAGGACAGATGCAAACTCTCCCACCGGTGACCATCCACATACTATTCCGGATCTGGGAGATTACGGGAGAAGGCGGTCCATATCATCAGATGCGTCACTGATCTCAAAGGCTTCACCCACTGTGGGTGCTATACCTACCACGACTTCCAAGCACGGCAGATCCCTTTCCACATCATCTCCACATAGTCCAAAAGCGTTGCCTGCTCAAAATCAACCTCAGATACCATCCTTGTCGGGGCCGGCAAATCGTTTGACGAATCCGGGTGCATCACCTCCGCTCCTACCCAGCTCAgtgtcatcttcttcgtctcttAAGACTCGACCTCGGGGCCATAGCCTTTCGTCGGTGTCGCGAATCAAGTCTGGCTTAGAACCCCTTACACAGGCTACCATTCGttcaccatctcctctcaCAGGCTTTGCACACCCGGCTTTCAacctttctcctcatccatccccTAGATCATCTCCTCGAAATTCCCCGAGGTTTTCCCCTCATCCGTCGCCCAAGTTCTCTTCACATACGGAGATGCAAAAGCCAGTGGCGGGATCAATTCATGAAGCTATCGAGTCCCTAAGCCCCTCATCTGTCCTCCCACCGATTGCTCTCCCTCCGCCCGTCACACAATCTCAAACTTCGCTATCAcccacatcttcatcatcgtcacATATCCCATCCCACCGCTCTCCGTCTCCTCCGCTATATGTTCCCCTCTCTCGTCCCGCCATCTTTCGTCGAGCGATCTCTGATTATGAGAGTATCCAGCGGCCCAACAACCGTTCCATTCCAGTGAATATTCAGAGGACACTAAGTGACTCGACAGATACCGACAAGGCGGATAGGGATCGAGATAAGGTTTCCTATGTCAAGACGCCAGGGGTGACATACGGGGACATGCTTGGCCCTGTCATTGGGGGGGCCTCAAGGTCTAGCGACAGGGAagtgtggaagaggaagagtcCTGGACGATCACCTCTatctcttcccttgctCAGCCCGATGATTAGTGGTGggggtgatgatgacgaggtggtggagagcCCGATGGCGATGACTCACGAGGAAAAGGCGGATCTTGAGCAGGTGCCCGTGGAAAGGaacccctccttctcctttggtGGCCGGCAGGAGCAGGGGCAGGCACCGATTACGCCTGAAGGCCAGGTAGGGAATCCGTACTTCGATTGGCCGGGGGAACCGATCACGCCCattccctcctcccacGGCCAGCTGAACGAGCCGTATAGCAATGAAGTCGGTCTCGTAGACGAAGGCGATGTTCTGCCTACTGGCGATGCCGCTGGTGCCGCACCTGCCATTGGCTTTGACGAAGAAGGGCTAAACACGGTCGAGAgaatcttcctcctgagTAGGGCCGAGTATCCCTTTCATCGTGCATACATTGCGCGGGTGCTTGGTGACTTGTTGAATGAAGTTGACCCATGCGAGAGCGTGGAGTATGTGCTTCCATTGTTGAGCGGTTTGTcgatggatgaggatgagtcGGTCAAGGAGGCATTTGCTCAGGAACTGCATAGGATTCTGTGGTACTTTTACTCAACTTGCAAGCTGCAGTTGGACGAGGTCGAAGGGCAGGGAGAGTATGGGGTGGATCAGCAAGGGATGATGGAGCAAGTAGAGCAGGCATACGAGCAGGGACAGCAAAGCGTTGGAACAGAGGACGCAACTCAAAATGCAAGGGTGGATGAGAGCGATAGCCTCTCTCCAGCCTTTAGCCCTGAAGCCAACTCTTTTAGCTCTGCGCCTGCTTCTCGCAAGGAGACTGTCACCATTACCTCTGAAGGGGTCAGTGTCGTTCCCGAGCCGACTCCTGCAGAAATCGATGCAGACTCTGTCGTGGTCGACGTTACCCCATCCCATCGCCAGTCACTCAACTCTTCAGGTAGTGCGACACAGTCTAGCTCTGGTTCCAGTCGTCCAATGGGGTCATCAAATATATCATCTGGGGATGATGCGTTCGATTACAGTACCCCCAGCTCGTCAGTATCTAATGAGACGGCGTATAGTCCCGGTATGTTTATTAACCCGCATGctgacgacgaggatggaCAAATTGTCAAAGAGGGCGTATTGGTCGACCGACCAGCTCTGCAAGTGAGCTTCTTCACTCCGCTTATTGGATCCTTACTTCTCAGCCAAAACCCCGTCGTCTCTGAATCGGTTCGCAACGGTGTTGTTAATATCCTTGCTCGTCTTCGCGGTCAGGGCGAGTTAACGGTCGAAATGTGGGGCCAATCAGTGCTACAGCCCGAACCTGACGAAAGACGGACCTTCCAGACCCAGATGGGCCCCCATCAACACGATCTCCGACCCTTCATGCCTGAAGATAAGCTCATGGTTGAGCGTGAGCTCTTGcaaaacatcatcattgGTATGGGTAACCTCTCAACCGACACTTCAGAGATGGATTTTGGAGATTCTGAGGCGGCTGAGGACCAAGAGGCTTTCCAGGCACAACTGATCCAGGAAGCCATTGCAGGTCAGGCGACGAGCATAAATCTAATTGGCGCAGTATGCGAGTCGTataaggaagaggaagtgcTGGAGCATGGATTTGTAGATGAACTGTTGAGGgctggggatggggatggtaTTGTGAGGGCAGAAGCGGCGGTGGCAATGAGTTCTTTGGCAAAGATGGCGCCAGTGGAGCAGGTGTACAGAATG ATCCCCTTGTTCGAACAACTCTGCAATGATCAGTACGATCAAGTCCGACAATCTGTTTGCATGGCTGTCCCTGCACTTTGCAAACGTATCGAATCACTGGATTACCGTCGAGAGTTTGCTATCAAATCGATTCAGGCTTTGACTAGCGCTAGTGAAGATGTGCGGATGTCGGCGTTGGAGATGCTTGGTGAAACAATCTACATTTTCCATGAGGATCCAAGAGGACCACCAAAGGAGTTGTTAGATATCTATCTGGATGATTCAGAAGTTGGGGATGGGATCACAGATTCGGATTGGGACACCATTGCCATGTTCAAT TTCCCTGGTGTATGTTTGACTTTGGGACCTGATAGATGGCACGAGTTACGTGGCCTTTTCGGTCGTCTCCAAGCGCGAGCCGGTGAAAAAGTCACGGCTACCACCGCTGCCTGTCTTCATGAGCTTGCAAAAATCCTCACCCCTTCTCAGGTCGCTGAAGATCTTCTACTAGTTTATTCAACTTTACTCAAAGGGAACGAAGAGATCCGTGAACGCGTCTTTGAGCATGTTGAAGTTATCATCGCTTCTGTCCCCAGGGAAATTGGCTGGAAACTATTCCAGAATCTGGCGCACTCTTGGTATGAAGGGACGCTGGGTGGATGGAGGGCGAGGGAAAAGTTGGCGTGGCGCATACCAAGCTTTCTGCGGACTTTTGCAGGTTGGGAAGGCCAGGAACAGGTTTTGGAAATGATGAAGGCTGCGCTGTTGGATCCGTTTGCTGCTGTGAGAGATGGGGCTACCAATGGT ATTCCCAAATCATACGAAGTCATTTCTGAAGACCCAAACTCACACATCGCGTATATCTTCCGCTCTATCCTTCTCGACCTTGGCGCGTCACCTTCCTTCAAACAGCGACTTACATTCGTCCGGTGCCTCAGAGAGTTTGTGAAACCGCCGCCAAATCGTAATGCTTTCGAAGAATTTTTTCTCCCCCAACTGTCTCGTCTTGCTCGCGACGTGATTGACATTCGTCTCAGTTTAGCACAAATTATCGCCGATCTGTTCGTCGTAGGCGCATACTATGCCGATGTTGCTCAGGGTATCCCTCAAAAAATTCGAGAGCTCGCCACGGTTTTGGCAAAGGACGAGGCTGTAGACGTACGCGATACCGTTCGAAAGGTCGACTTGAACAGACTTGAAAAGGGTAAAGGCGTACCGTACGAGATTGAGGATTCAGGTGTTCCCAATCGATCTGTGAAGCCTGACAATATGGATGGGTCAACGATATCAGACAAGGCACCTAATTCCCGAAATGGCGCCGTTGGCAGTACTGGTATGCCGTCGACCGGATCGACAACAGCCTCCATCCGGGCGTCAGAATCCAGTGACAGCTCTGCTGTCACCTCTGCCTCTCTGTCGCgttcatcgtcatcgcAGTCTTCGGTGTCGACAAATAATACACCTACGCGCAGCTGTTCACCTCACATACCAATCCGCCAAGCAACCGAGGATCTTCCTCATGATAAATCAGAATCTTCTCACACCTCGGAGGATCTCAACGAGGAAGTGACCCCAACATTGACTCAGAAAGAATGGTTTGGAGAGCAGAGtatgaaggaggaagatccATTTGCTGTGTCGTTCAAAAATGTGGCATCCGAACCTGGCAATTTGTAG
- a CDS encoding acetyl-CoA C-acetyltransferase, putative: protein MHTSLRLLSQNIKQARIMANPVYIVSASRTPVGAKDGALATVSAPQLGVVAVKHAVERAGIKPERVEELYMGNVVQAGVGQSPARQVGIGAGIPETADATTINKVCASGMKAIMLAAQNIQLGQRGVMVAGGMESMSQAPFLVPRQTPAFGHFETKDSLVVDGLFDVYNKFPMGNCAEHTAAKLKITREDQDDFCLSSYTRAQEAWAADAFADEIAPVTVKGRKGDVVVKEDEEYKKLLKDKFRTIRPVFVKENGTVTAANASTLNDGASAVVLASGEVVEKEGLKPLAKILGFADAACAPIDFPTAPTLAVPLALKNAGVTKDEIALWEFNEAFSVVGVAAERVLGLDRSKVNVKGGAVALGHPIGSSGSRIVVTLVHALKKGEKGVAAICNGGGAASAIVVERL, encoded by the exons ATGCACACCTCTCTCCGTCTTTTATCACAAAACATCAAACAAGCCCGCATAATG GCCAACCCCGTGTACATCGTCTCCGCCTCCCGAACCCCCGTCGGCGCAAAGGACGGCGCCCTCGCCACCGTCTCCGCCCCGCAACTCGGTGTCGTCGCCGTCAAGCACGCCGTCGAGAGGGCCGGTATCAAGCCAGAGCGCGTCGAGGAGCTTTACATGGGCAACGTCGTCCAGGCTGGTGTTGGGCAGTCGCCCGCCAGGCAGGTCGGTATCGGTGCAGG TATCCCCGAGACTGCAGatgccaccaccatcaaCAAGGTCTGTGCCAGTGGTATGAAGGCCATTATGCTTGCCGCCCAAAACATCCAGCTTGGCCAGAGGGGTGTCATGGTCGCCGGTGGTATGGAGAGCATGTCCCAGGCTCC CTTCCTTGTCCCCCGTCAGACACCCGCGTTCGGCCACTTTGAGACCAAGGACTCTCTCGTCGTCGACGGTCTCTTTGACGTGTACAACAAGTTCCCCATGGGCAACTGTGCCGAACACACCGCcgccaagctcaagatcaCCCGTGAAGACCAGGACGACTTTTGTCTCTCGTCCTACACCCGCGCCCAAGAAGCGTGGGCCGCCGACGCGTTTGCCGATGAGATTGCGCCCGTCACCGTCAAGGGCCGAAAGGGAGATGTCGTGGtcaaggaggacgaggagtaCAAGAAGCTTTTGAAGGACAAGTTTAGGACCATCCGACCGGTCTTTGTCAAGGAGAACGGGACCGTTACCGCTGCCAACGCGTCCACCCTCAACGACGGTGCTTCCGCCGTCGTCTTGGCTTCTGGCGAGGttgtggagaaggaaggctTGAAGCCTCTTGCCAAGATTCTCG GCTTCGCCGACGCCGCTTGTGCTCCCATCGACTTCCCCACCGCCCCTACCCTCGCCGTACCCCTTGCTCTCAAGAATGCCGGTGTGACCAAGGACGAGATCGCCCTCTGGGAATTCAACGAGGCCTTTTCCGTGGTGGGCGTCGCGGCTGAAAGGGTGCTCGGTTTGGACAGGTCCAAGGTCAACGTCAAGGGCGGTGCCGTCGCCCTCGGTCAC CCTATCGGTTCCTCTGGTTCCCGAATTGTCGTCACCCTGGTGCAcgctttgaagaagggtgagaaGGGCGTCGCTGCCATCTGCAACGGCGGTGGTGCCGCGTCTGCGATCGTCGTGGAGAGGCTGTAG
- a CDS encoding protein kinase, putative has translation MASLAAAPSPTSSTPPPSSPYARLSAPTMARNSSSSSSRSTASCSSTSSVQAVPMRPPPIETSTAATSRSQLPSSRHSENEAERDTSYTSPGLSVGGRGGLARNGPRSNRLGTSPQARHVPPSIVALSPSPSPILNMVPKRQSNTETVSGTSPSTPLGKSFLAQQDLSPNSNTIPLRVTISVDPNERLSHDRESHSVERPRSTGNSPVRGRHGHLSTPSSPTSSYRALGGKPRTLSVDAGQNWGRSQRNRLRDGDDRERRQSQVSSASSGALKKHSLDDWVLGEELGVGSYSTVYCVTPSANTHSPTSPQPARKYALKVINQAHLIQEKKVKYAMVERDALIRLSDPRPSKGHKRGVSSSSSSGYTQTGSAGKRKSTASIGGQSSVASVSGGAASSSKKDTRDRLSIVTTSSAASSPVLTASSGSTQLSPTATSGGGGNNKGRRPSRSAEPPTRVQEQTEMLIHDRGDRQETPSREWDRDRDWDNMTRSRPPSPVREESTEGGEKDKDEEEPGASSEDLGAAIHLTLPPPQIPSTPEPRSSPLLSVDGQRTSREAARDRPHSTPKRRRQSLAPSERSMKSGSTTGKSPAAAAHPGVVRLFSTFNDSSSLYFVLSLASNGELASMIRKYGSLDITSARYYAAQLIDTLEFVHSRGVIHRDLKPENILLDEDMRIKITDFGSAKIIAREEPVADDSSRSRSFVGSADFVSPEVLRNEVATTASDIWAFGCILYQFICGKPPFRGATDYLTFQKILKREMEFPECIDKDAKSLIDTILNLEPNLRPSITFIKTHPFFQSVDFSTLWTIPAPPISSGLREPSKSTTLAQLEASDIWGVFEGSDVGEEDEDGFEYDDDLSSRAGDGAEGTGPMSGRQVAANAVHHVDNPKLSTRSRNHIDLGQDLDHPRSAYAGSGAGRRGKKQKQKEKEKGNNARGWSHGSENPGGNRSALGGWLGEMWGEVATFARDTFATGKTFLPGGGGRALENRSGKSPQQKPADTAARMRK, from the exons ATGGCTTCACTCGCCGCCGCCCCCTCCccgacctcctccactccaCCTCCGTCCTCCCCCTACGCCCGCCTGTCCGCACCCACTATGGCCAGAaattcctcctcctcctcttcccgctCCACTGCATCAtgctcctccacctcctccgTACAGGCAGTCCCCATGCGCCCGCCGCCCATAGAGACCTCCACAGCAGCCACAAGCAGGTCACAGCTTCCTTCCAGTCGCCACAGTGAGAACGAGGCGGAGCGGGATACGAGTTATACCAGTCCCGGATTGAGTGTCGGAGGACGAGGCGGATTGGCCAGGAATGGCCCAAGATCAAACAGACTTGGGACGAGTCCACAGGCGAGGCATGTGCCGCCTTCTATCGTGGCCTTGTCACCATCACCGTCTCCGATCCTCAACATGGTCCCCAAAAGACAGTCAAACACTGAGACTGTGTCGGGTACCTCGCCAAGTACACCTCTCGGCAAGTCCTTTTTAGCCCAGCAAGATCTCTCACCGAATAGCAACACCATTCCTCTCCGCGTAACCATCTCTGTCGACCCGAATGAGCGACTTTCTCATGATCGCGAATCCCATTCTGTCGAACGACCTCGCTCAACGGGTAACTCGCCCGTACGCGGCCGGCATGGCCATTTGAGCACGCCGTCATCACCTACAAGCTCGTATAGGGCGCTTGGCGGGAAGCCAAGGACGCTTAGTGTCGACGCGGGGCAAAACtggggaagaagtcaaCGGAATCGATTGAGAGATGGCGATGATCGGGAGCGTCGTCAAAGCCAGGTTTCAAGCGCCAGCTCTGGAGCACTCAAGAAACACAGCTTGGACGACTGGGTCCTTGGTGAAGAGCTCGGCGTCGGGTCCTACTCTACAGTCTACTGTGTTACCCCTTCTGCCAACACACACTCTCCTACTTCTCCCCAACCGGCCAGAAAGTATGCCCTCAAGGTTATCAATCAGGCGCATCTTATTCaggagaaaaaggtcaAGTACGCCATGGTAGAGCGGGACGCTCTTATTCGATTATCTGATCCTCGACCTTCCAAGGGCCATAAGCGAGGAGTGTCGAGCTCTTCGAGCAGTGGGTATACCCAGACGGGAAGCGCTGGGAAACGCAAATCCACCGCTAGTATAGGTGGCCAGTCCAGTGTGGCTTCAGTCTCTGGCGGGGCggccagcagcagcaagaaAGATACGCGTGATCGCCTTTCCATCGTAACCACCTCTAGCGCCGCTTCCAGCCCCGTCCTTACTGCTTCGAGTGGTAGCACTCAGCTCTCTCCGACTGCAAcaagtggaggtggtggcAATAACAAGGGCAGGCGACCTAGCCGCTCAGCCGAACCTCCGACACGGGTGCAGGAACAGACTGAGATGCTTATTCATGATCGAGGAGATCGACAGGAGACACCGTCACGTGAATGGGATAGGGATAGAGATTGGGACAATATGACAAGGTCTCGTCCTCCCTCACCTGTACGGGAAGAGTCGACTGAAGGCggagaaaaggacaaggacgaagaagagccagGGGCAAGCTCTGAAGATCTCGGAGCTGCCATCCACCTtacccttcctccacctcagaTACCGTCTACCCCCGAACCACGCAGTTCACCCCTCTTGTCAGTCGACGGGCAACGTACGAGCAGAGAAGCCGCTCGAGATCGACCTCACTCGACACCTAAACGCCGGCGTCAGTCATTGGCACCGAGTGAGAGATCGATGAAGAGTGGAAGTACTACAGGCAAATcgcctgctgctgctgcacaCCCGGGTGTTGTCAGGTTGTTCTCTACGTTTAAcgattcttcttcactct ACTTTGTGCTGAGCCTTGCGAGTAATGGCGAATTGGCGTCGATGATTCGCAAATACGGCTCGCTTGATATCACTTCTGCACGGTATTATGCCGCTCAGTTGATTGATACTCTTGAATTCGTGCATTCCCGAGGTGTCATTCACCGTGACCTCAAGCCGGAAAA cattcttcttgacgAGGATATGCGTATCAAGATTACAGATTTTGGAAGTGCCAAGATCATTGCACGAGAAGAGCCGGTCGCAGATGATAGTTCAAGAAGCCGATCGTTTGTTGGGAGTGCGGACTTTGTCAGTCCTGAAGTCTTGCGAAACGAAGTTGCAACCACGGC ATCCGACATTTGGGCTTTTGGGTGCATTCTCTACCAGTTTATCTGTGGGAAACCGCCATTCCGAGGTGCGACAGATTACTTGACCTTTCAAAAGATCTTGAAACGGGAAATGGAGTTTCCTGAATGCATTGACAAAGATGCAAAGTCCCTCATTGACACCATTCTG AATCTCGAACCCAATCTCCGACCTAGCATTACATTCATCAAAACCcatccattcttccaaTCTGTCGACTTTTCCACTCTCTGGACCATCCCCGCTCCTCCGATTTCCAGTGGTTTGCGAGAACCAAGCAAGTCGACGACGTTGGCCCAGCTTGAAGCGTCGGATATTTGGGGTGTGTTTGAAGGGAGCGATGtgggcgaggaggatgaggatgggtTTGaatatgatgatgatttgTCGTCCCGGGCTGGAGACGGTGCAGAGGGAACAGGACCCATGTCTGGTCGGCAAGTCGCCGCTAACGCGGTGCACCATGTGGATAATCCGAAATTATCGACTCGTTCACGAAACCATATCGATCTTGGCCAAGATCTCGACCATCCTCGATCTGCCTATGCCGGTTCTGGCGCAGGGAGACGCgggaagaagcaaaagcaaaaggagaaggagaagggtaaTAATGCGAGAGGATGGAGTCACGGGAGTGAAAACCCGGGTGGGAACCGCTCGGCGTTGGGTGGGTGGTTGGGAGAGATGTGGGGGGAAGTAGCTACTTTTGCCCGCGACACTTTTGCCACGGGCAAAACGTTTTTGCcgggcggcggcggcagaGCTTTGGAGAACCGCTCGGGCAAAAGTCCCCAGCAGAAACCGGCAGACACCGCCGCACGTATGAGAAAATAG
- a CDS encoding YHM1, putative: MSPPADGKLGKGESGTARVLGSGASGVAELLVFHPVDTVAKRLMSNKAALSTTSLNSIIFRSAATAPIHSKFLSLFPGLGYAAGYKIAQRVYKFGGQPWFRDVIDKNGGGWFKSTFGNKWGGMMMHATAGSLTGIGEVVLLPLDVLKIKMQTNPDSIRGRGLLKLVTDEGIGSLYRGWGWTMARNAPGSFALFGGSAVTKEFLFKLSDYSSATWTQNFVASIAGAVASITVAAPLDVVKTRIQNANFGSSVGGATIIKEMIKQEGMGAFFKGLTPKILVVGPKLVFSYTLAQSLIPFFGKYV, from the exons ATGTCCCCCCCCGCTGACGGCAAGcttggaaaaggagagtCCGGTACCGCCAGGGTCCTCGGTTCAGGTGCTTCAG GTGTCGCCGAGTTGCTTGTTTTCCACCCGGTC GACACCGTCGCCAAGCGTCTCATGTCCAACAAGGCCGCgctctccaccacctcgctcaactccatcatcttccgatCCGCCGCTACCGCCCCCATCCACTCAAAGTTCTTGTCCCTGTTCCCCGGTCTTGGATACGCTGCCGGCTACAAGATCGCCCAGCGGGTGTACAAGTTTGGTGGGCAGCCTTGGTTCAGGGATGTGATTGACAAGAATGGCGGTGGATGGTTCAAGTCTACTTTCGGGAACAAGTGGGGTGGTATGATGATGCACGCTACTGCCGGATC CCTGACAGGTATTGGTGAAGTC GTCCTCCTCCCGCTGGACGTcctcaagatcaagatgCAGACCAACCCGGATTCTATCCGCGGACGTGGTTTGCTCAAGCTTGTGACGGACGAGGGTATCGGGTCCTTGTACcgaggatggggatggacTATGGCGAGGAACGCGCCGGGCTCGTTTGCC TTGTTTGGTGGGTCTGCTGTGACCAAGGAGTTCTTGTTCAAGCTTTCCGACTACTCTTCCGCCACCTGGACTCAGA ACTTTGTGGCTTCCATCGCCGGTGCGGTCGCGTCCATCACCGTCGCTGCGCCTCTCGACGTCGTCAAGACCCGTATCCAGAACGCCAACTTTGGATCCAGCGTCGGCGGTGCCACCATTATCAAGGAGATGATCAAGCAGGAGGGTATGGGCGCGTTCTTCAAGGGACTGACTCCCAAG ATCCTCGTCGTCGGCCCCAAGCTCGTGTTTTCGTACACGCTCGCGCAGAGCCTGATCCCCTTCTTCGGCAAATATG TGTAA
- a CDS encoding hydrogen-transporting ATP synthase, putative — translation MLPTAARRSLAGLIPPKIATPGAVSSGTTSARTAQVIDFYSKLPKGPKPASERVGGIKGRFFQGKNASGAPVVATLGALFLIGYTIDYNMHLKHHKHGHH, via the exons ATGCTCCCCACCGCCGCCCGCCGCTCGCTCGCAGGTCTCATCCCCCCCAAGATCGCCACCCCCGGCGCCGTC TCGTCCGGCACCACGTCCGCCAGGACCGCCCAGGTCATCGACTTTTACTCCAAGCTCCCCAAGGGCCCCAAGCCCGCCAGCGAGAGGGTCGGCGGCATCAAGGGCCGGTTCTTCCAGGGCAAGAACGCTTCAGG CGCGCCCGTCGTCGCCACGCTTGGtgccctcttcctcatcggcTACACGATCGACTACAACA TGCACCTCAAGCACCACAAGCACGGCCACCACTAG